From the uncultured Fibrobacter sp. genome, one window contains:
- the rpmF gene encoding 50S ribosomal protein L32 produces MAVPKRKTSTARRDKRRTHWKMEVPAMATCDHCGSVKRPHRVCPVCGYYNGVEVINMKDAEA; encoded by the coding sequence ATGGCAGTACCTAAAAGAAAAACCTCGACCGCCCGTCGTGACAAGCGCCGCACCCACTGGAAGATGGAAGTGCCCGCTATGGCTACCTGCGATCATTGCGGTTCCGTGAAGCGCCCGCACCGCGTGTGCCCGGTTTGCGGCTACTACAATGGTGTCGAAGTGATCAACATGAAGGATGCCGAAGCCTAA
- a CDS encoding DUF177 domain-containing protein: MRLDIAQKLVDSEDRRVVWSRSDAPEIFDELHLKGDLVAEVLVSPEGESKCLVTGSISGVQTLTCSRTLEPFDRPFTTEVVIEVTRTQVAKQELDEDDVDVFAYQIPQGQSFVDVSECIRQLVILQEPVAPVKNPDEDFIFVTNKQADGGDSGEKPMDPRWDKLKALKSKMENRS; the protein is encoded by the coding sequence TTGAGACTAGATATTGCACAAAAACTTGTTGATTCCGAAGACCGCCGGGTGGTCTGGTCCCGCTCCGATGCCCCCGAGATCTTCGACGAACTGCACCTCAAGGGCGACCTGGTAGCCGAGGTGTTGGTAAGCCCCGAAGGCGAAAGCAAGTGCCTTGTGACAGGTTCTATCTCCGGAGTGCAAACTCTGACCTGCTCCCGCACCCTGGAGCCGTTCGACCGCCCCTTTACGACCGAAGTCGTGATCGAGGTGACGCGTACCCAGGTGGCTAAACAGGAACTGGACGAAGACGATGTTGACGTTTTTGCCTACCAGATTCCCCAGGGGCAGAGCTTCGTAGATGTTTCCGAGTGCATCCGACAGCTGGTTATATTGCAAGAACCAGTCGCGCCCGTGAAAAATCCTGACGAAGATTTTATCTTTGTAACAAACAAACAAGCCGACGGTGGTGACTCGGGCGAAAAACCCATGGATCCCCGTTGGGATAAACTCAAGGCTCTTAAGAGCAAAATGGAAAATAGGAGTTAA
- the secD gene encoding protein translocase subunit SecD: MNKKKFGMRELIILLVIVLSAYTVWPSIQVHTKKGEEKQTFLKENPKVGAKSINFGLDLAGGTAITLEIDKSNVKGDDIKDIQEQSLEIIRNRVDQYGLSEPQISPSGDDRIVVELAGVDDSTAKALVGSTAKLEFKILAEAEKFTQVVGLIDQYLTRQTTDIVADSAATDSTAAPAKDSTVAKADSAKDTLPKEATKALSDDELLGKAPAAEVAATDSAKDSAAVEAQPASEVGVALSAYYLSFGNGGFIAEENVEKVKKLLATDGVQKLIPRDVAFAFGSGLEPVQRDSKIKAKRLYLLKRRAEMAGDDVVDARPYRVSDGVSAGEVAVSLKFGGIGPKKFSAVTAANIGKQMAIVLDNQVISAPVIRDRIPNGEAQITGLDDMAEANRLSVVLRAGALKAPMKIIESRSVGATLGEENIVQGFGSGAIGLILCLVFMVAYYRLGGLIASFGMVINTLVTAAVMSVFNATLTLPGIAGFILVVGMSLDANVIIYERIREELKNGLTARAAVAKGYERAFGAILDSNLTTVLTGLILYKIGTGSVKGFGLTLTIGILTSLFCAITVTRSILDWKLAKRDATTLSIGGGFKAINEANLQIIPNRRRFGLISAILIIASIAFVAIKGFDFSIDFTGGQVYTVQYQDSDKHEKDLSNALSAAGISGTKVRTLGGTSANSYQISMRASDDAQFEVKMAQAFEKAGQKCEIVAKDNVGPTIGKELRFNAILSVILAWLGILIYVWFRFGKFGLGFGVAAVLGLVHDTVITLGFISAFGLSFDGALIASLLTMIGYSVNDTIVNFDRIRENTAVYGSSNFAETINRSMNQCFSRTMVTSLTTLFVCVILAVMGGSSIRDFGLVQCFGILIGTYSSVCICSPIVLWWSKRFKKGV, from the coding sequence ATGAACAAGAAAAAATTCGGCATGCGAGAACTGATTATTCTCCTCGTCATTGTTTTGTCGGCCTACACGGTATGGCCTTCTATCCAGGTTCACACCAAGAAGGGCGAAGAAAAGCAGACCTTCCTCAAGGAAAATCCGAAGGTGGGTGCAAAGTCCATCAACTTCGGTTTGGACCTTGCCGGCGGTACGGCCATTACGCTCGAAATCGACAAGTCGAACGTCAAGGGCGACGATATCAAGGACATTCAGGAACAGTCCCTCGAAATCATCCGTAACCGCGTTGACCAGTACGGTCTTTCTGAACCGCAGATTTCCCCGTCCGGCGACGACCGAATCGTGGTTGAACTGGCAGGCGTGGATGACTCCACTGCAAAGGCTCTCGTGGGTTCGACCGCTAAGCTCGAATTCAAGATTCTGGCCGAAGCCGAAAAGTTTACGCAGGTGGTTGGCCTCATCGACCAGTACCTGACCCGCCAGACGACCGACATCGTGGCTGATTCCGCCGCAACGGATTCTACGGCTGCGCCTGCCAAGGATTCTACGGTTGCCAAGGCTGATTCCGCCAAGGATACGCTTCCTAAGGAAGCTACCAAGGCCCTTTCCGATGACGAATTGCTCGGTAAGGCTCCTGCCGCTGAAGTCGCTGCTACCGATTCCGCAAAGGATTCTGCCGCAGTCGAGGCTCAACCGGCATCTGAGGTCGGCGTTGCCCTTTCCGCTTACTACCTGAGTTTTGGTAATGGTGGCTTTATCGCCGAAGAAAACGTTGAAAAGGTGAAGAAGCTCCTTGCTACCGACGGTGTGCAGAAGCTGATTCCGCGCGATGTCGCTTTCGCTTTCGGCAGCGGTCTCGAACCGGTGCAACGCGATTCCAAGATCAAGGCCAAGCGTCTTTACCTCCTCAAGCGCCGTGCTGAAATGGCCGGTGACGATGTGGTCGATGCTCGCCCCTACCGCGTGTCTGACGGTGTGAGCGCCGGTGAAGTGGCCGTGAGCCTCAAGTTCGGTGGCATCGGTCCGAAAAAGTTCTCTGCTGTGACTGCCGCAAACATTGGCAAGCAGATGGCTATCGTGCTCGACAACCAGGTGATTTCTGCTCCGGTGATCCGCGACCGTATCCCGAACGGCGAAGCCCAGATTACGGGTCTCGACGACATGGCCGAAGCTAACCGCCTCTCCGTGGTGCTCCGCGCCGGTGCCCTGAAGGCCCCGATGAAGATTATTGAAAGCCGCAGCGTGGGTGCAACCCTCGGTGAAGAAAACATTGTGCAGGGCTTCGGTTCCGGTGCAATCGGCCTTATCCTCTGCTTGGTGTTCATGGTTGCCTACTACCGCCTCGGTGGTTTGATTGCAAGCTTCGGTATGGTGATCAACACCTTGGTGACTGCCGCCGTGATGTCTGTGTTTAACGCTACGTTGACCTTGCCGGGTATCGCAGGTTTCATCCTCGTGGTCGGTATGTCTCTCGACGCCAACGTGATTATTTACGAACGTATCCGTGAAGAACTCAAGAACGGCCTGACTGCCCGCGCCGCTGTGGCCAAGGGTTACGAACGCGCCTTCGGTGCCATTTTGGACTCCAACTTGACTACCGTGCTTACTGGCCTTATCCTCTATAAGATTGGTACCGGTTCCGTGAAGGGTTTCGGTCTTACGCTTACGATCGGTATCTTGACTTCCTTGTTCTGCGCTATCACGGTGACCCGCTCCATCTTGGATTGGAAGCTTGCCAAGCGCGACGCAACGACCCTTTCGATCGGTGGCGGCTTCAAGGCTATCAACGAAGCTAACCTCCAGATCATTCCGAACCGCCGTCGTTTCGGTCTCATTTCTGCAATCCTCATTATTGCTTCTATCGCCTTCGTCGCAATCAAGGGCTTTGACTTCAGCATCGACTTCACGGGTGGCCAGGTCTACACCGTGCAGTATCAGGATAGTGACAAGCACGAAAAGGATTTGAGCAACGCTCTCTCCGCTGCCGGCATCTCTGGCACGAAGGTTCGTACTCTCGGTGGTACTTCCGCTAACTCCTACCAGATCAGCATGCGAGCCTCTGACGACGCACAGTTCGAAGTCAAGATGGCTCAGGCTTTCGAAAAGGCCGGTCAGAAGTGCGAAATCGTCGCTAAGGACAATGTGGGTCCGACCATCGGTAAGGAACTCCGTTTCAACGCTATTTTGTCTGTGATTCTCGCATGGCTCGGCATTCTGATTTACGTGTGGTTCCGCTTCGGTAAGTTCGGTCTCGGCTTCGGTGTCGCTGCCGTGCTTGGCCTGGTGCACGATACTGTGATTACGCTTGGCTTCATCTCTGCCTTCGGTCTTTCTTTCGACGGAGCCCTGATTGCCTCGCTCCTCACCATGATCGGTTACTCCGTGAACGACACTATCGTGAATTTCGACCGCATTCGTGAAAACACTGCCGTGTATGGTTCCAGCAATTTCGCCGAAACCATCAACCGCTCTATGAACCAGTGCTTCAGCCGTACCATGGTGACCTCTCTCACGACCTTGTTCGTGTGCGTGATCCTCGCTGTGATGGGCGGTTCTTCGATCCGCGACTTCGGCTTGGTCCAGTGCTTCGGTATCCTTATCGGTACCTACTCTTCTGTGTGCATCTGCTCTCCGATCGTTCTGTGGTGGAGCAAGCGCTTCAAGAAGGGTGTGTAA
- the plsX gene encoding phosphate acyltransferase PlsX: MVKVALDALGGDFAPDVVIEGAVNAVNKNANLHVVLCGPEAEVKAKLEKLGYAGKGISVVDAPDPVAMDEHPVEVLKKKPHSGLVTCVALQKKGMVDASVSAGNSGAMMASCLMLLGRTTDKFSRPPIGCVIPTADRPIILVDAGANVDERAATLVDFAIAGSAFAETYFGYEKPKVGLLNMGEEEHKGPAVLQEAHQLLKAAPVNFIGNIEGETLIEGVADVVVTSGFTGNVVLKMLEGFYELHKKMFGVIDTPNGRRFDEMWDYRMTGGALLLGLNGTGIIAHGRSDALAIEKAVEVAAKYAEKGVSKNVNERLLAIKDEPSEAK; encoded by the coding sequence ATGGTAAAAGTTGCTCTTGATGCTCTCGGTGGCGATTTCGCCCCAGACGTAGTGATTGAAGGTGCGGTTAACGCCGTCAACAAGAATGCTAACCTGCACGTGGTTCTGTGCGGACCGGAGGCCGAGGTCAAGGCTAAGCTCGAAAAGCTTGGCTATGCTGGCAAAGGCATTTCCGTGGTCGATGCACCGGATCCTGTGGCCATGGATGAACATCCTGTCGAAGTCCTCAAGAAGAAGCCCCATTCCGGCTTGGTGACTTGCGTTGCCTTGCAGAAGAAGGGCATGGTGGATGCCTCCGTGAGTGCCGGTAACTCTGGCGCCATGATGGCTAGCTGCCTTATGCTTCTTGGCCGTACTACAGACAAATTCAGCCGTCCGCCTATCGGCTGCGTGATTCCGACCGCTGACCGCCCGATCATCTTGGTCGATGCCGGTGCTAACGTCGATGAACGTGCCGCTACCTTGGTGGATTTCGCCATTGCAGGTTCCGCTTTCGCCGAGACCTACTTCGGTTACGAAAAGCCGAAGGTTGGCCTCCTCAATATGGGCGAAGAAGAACACAAGGGCCCGGCTGTGCTGCAGGAAGCTCACCAGTTGCTGAAGGCTGCCCCGGTAAACTTTATCGGTAACATCGAAGGCGAAACGCTTATCGAAGGCGTGGCCGACGTGGTGGTGACCTCCGGCTTTACGGGTAACGTTGTCCTGAAGATGCTCGAAGGCTTCTACGAACTGCACAAGAAGATGTTCGGTGTCATCGATACCCCGAATGGTCGTCGTTTCGACGAAATGTGGGACTACCGCATGACGGGTGGCGCCTTGCTGCTTGGTCTGAACGGTACCGGCATCATCGCTCACGGTCGTTCCGATGCTCTCGCTATCGAAAAGGCTGTGGAAGTGGCTGCCAAGTACGCCGAAAAGGGTGTCTCGAAAAACGTCAACGAACGCCTGCTCGCGATTAAGGATGAACCCTCCGAAGCAAAGTAA
- a CDS encoding HigA family addiction module antitoxin, with translation MSKHIETPTIGKILNEDFITPMGLSAYKVAQAINVPVSRIQDILHDRRRITVDTSLRLAKFFGVSDDYFISLQDDIDIRNLKIEIAEELENIKTFVPV, from the coding sequence ATGAGCAAGCATATTGAAACGCCCACTATCGGAAAAATCCTGAACGAAGATTTTATCACGCCTATGGGATTGTCCGCCTACAAGGTCGCCCAGGCAATCAACGTCCCTGTTTCAAGAATTCAAGACATTCTTCATGACCGCAGACGGATTACAGTCGACACTTCTTTGAGACTTGCCAAGTTCTTTGGCGTTTCAGATGATTACTTCATCTCCTTGCAAGATGATATCGACATTCGTAACTTGAAAATCGAAATCGCCGAGGAACTCGAGAATATCAAGACCTTTGTGCCGGTCTAG
- a CDS encoding 4'-phosphopantetheinyl transferase superfamily protein yields MLDGSCRYDARVLRRLDVDTPLGVVHLVGFAQKPDHRSVIFSILSEFCGEPVTAADLGESRENPRPHFEKLDFDVNWTHSNGYCVCAYGERGSKGLMHIGVDLERYSPRRLHLAERFFSVEEAQLVKSLMEKPCTTENALASENANDAAEREFFCLWSRKEAFYKCVGGDFFEGVLRRSMLQNPVIVPFDKKSPPALQAGSSRSGKVYLVDVDSASVGMSVPASLCVAVSPFSF; encoded by the coding sequence ATGCTAGATGGATCTTGCCGATATGACGCCCGCGTTCTTCGACGCCTTGATGTGGATACTCCGCTTGGAGTGGTTCACCTGGTGGGTTTTGCGCAGAAACCGGATCATCGTTCGGTGATATTTTCCATTCTTTCGGAATTTTGTGGTGAACCCGTTACGGCTGCCGATTTGGGGGAGTCTAGGGAAAATCCCCGTCCGCATTTTGAAAAACTTGATTTTGACGTGAACTGGACGCATTCCAACGGCTACTGTGTGTGCGCGTATGGAGAGCGTGGTTCGAAGGGCCTTATGCACATTGGCGTGGACCTGGAGCGCTATTCGCCAAGGCGTCTGCACCTGGCAGAGCGATTCTTTAGTGTAGAAGAGGCTCAGCTTGTAAAGTCGCTCATGGAAAAGCCGTGTACAACGGAGAATGCGTTGGCGTCTGAAAATGCGAATGATGCTGCCGAACGGGAATTCTTTTGCCTGTGGAGCCGCAAGGAAGCTTTTTACAAGTGCGTTGGGGGCGATTTTTTCGAGGGCGTGCTTCGCCGTTCGATGCTTCAGAATCCGGTGATTGTTCCGTTCGACAAAAAAAGCCCGCCTGCTTTGCAGGCGGGAAGTTCTCGAAGCGGGAAGGTGTATCTAGTCGATGTCGATAGCGCATCGGTCGGAATGTCCGTACCCGCGTCGCTATGCGTTGCCGTTAGTCCTTTCTCTTTTTGA
- a CDS encoding DedA family protein, giving the protein MNKKIFITILITLFTTMAFADASVADTVSQAAPAKSTGIYTQIIDWYNAHLNYWSIALLMAIESSFIPFPSELVVPPAAYKALQPGSGLSIVLIVLAASAGALIGAFINYFLAKFLGRPIIYKFADSRLGHFLLLDTQKLEKAETYFREHGAISTFVGRLITVIRQLISIPAGIANMKLIPFTLYTFLGATIWNCVLAGLGYLAHGQKDIIEKYNSELAIALLAFGALFIGYMVWNAVKKRKD; this is encoded by the coding sequence ATGAATAAAAAGATCTTTATCACCATTCTTATTACTTTATTTACAACAATGGCTTTCGCGGATGCCTCCGTCGCCGACACGGTATCGCAGGCTGCCCCGGCCAAGTCCACGGGAATTTACACCCAAATTATCGACTGGTACAATGCGCACCTGAACTATTGGTCCATTGCACTCCTCATGGCGATCGAAAGTTCGTTCATTCCGTTTCCGTCGGAACTGGTGGTGCCTCCCGCCGCCTACAAGGCGCTGCAGCCAGGTTCGGGCCTCAGCATCGTGCTGATCGTGCTTGCCGCAAGTGCAGGTGCCCTCATTGGGGCCTTCATCAACTACTTCCTCGCCAAGTTCCTCGGGCGCCCGATCATCTACAAATTCGCCGACAGTCGCCTCGGACATTTCCTGTTGCTAGACACGCAGAAACTTGAAAAGGCGGAAACCTACTTCCGCGAACACGGCGCCATTTCCACGTTCGTAGGGCGCCTCATCACCGTCATCCGTCAGCTGATTTCGATTCCGGCAGGCATCGCGAACATGAAGCTGATTCCGTTCACGCTCTACACCTTCCTCGGTGCGACCATCTGGAACTGCGTCCTTGCAGGGCTCGGCTACCTCGCCCATGGTCAAAAGGACATTATCGAGAAATACAACTCCGAACTCGCCATCGCGCTCCTCGCCTTTGGCGCCCTCTTTATCGGCTACATGGTCTGGAACGCCGTCAAAAAGAGAAAGGACTAA
- a CDS encoding tetratricopeptide repeat protein: MLALFFEGCTCCAYLNHLFNAERLDEQAGEMRAARLDSIPDGENSMPGFEERQKYDKIIEKGSRVLERFPDNKKRTAQAVFLIGESFRHKHEWSKAITKYDEFERYFADHDSMRAVEYQRAYCLYRNQEYNISRFALEPVVASKDHPYYFQGLNLLSLLDEQSEAPDQAIASLEALLADTAGTPFMRGKAHFRLAGLYYKKENWDKSREHYTAKEIKELNPREQQTAGEQAAECLVNRKEYLPAADEYKELYKNPDYESKHPEYLVRIGEISMLAERYPDAIIILQKVNSEYPRTEFASRSYFCLGDYEQHKRIDYDKAVVYYDSSFISRTISKWGQESRDRRDALKRLIAMRNQNDKERKDSIPNVDNFFKSEFLIAELFLFKLNEVDSAITRLNTVIEESGDSAKTLRAIYAKAFIYDEYMHDPDAAEEIYKEIIEKYPDTEYAKQAQVNLGMRVTLKTREDLAKEKYMEAESLWTVAAEMPLDQMDNVDSAYALAFTQFDSLYREFPETQAGIQALYMKAIYFQMNPERADSAMAVYKFLRDKHGQTPWGKQAAKMTNTRLSLSDQDLERLRKRVKSSEEHINKMSSQYYETLNKAPEEKQAEVKSKEDEILENTYNSMYDFE, encoded by the coding sequence GTGTTAGCCCTTTTTTTCGAGGGGTGTACTTGCTGTGCTTATTTGAATCACCTGTTCAATGCGGAACGTCTTGACGAACAGGCGGGTGAAATGCGGGCGGCGCGTCTGGACAGCATTCCCGACGGCGAGAATTCCATGCCCGGGTTCGAGGAACGCCAAAAGTACGATAAGATTATTGAAAAGGGTTCCCGTGTCTTGGAACGTTTCCCGGATAACAAGAAACGGACGGCTCAGGCCGTGTTCCTGATTGGTGAATCCTTTAGGCACAAGCACGAGTGGAGCAAGGCCATTACCAAGTACGACGAATTTGAACGCTACTTTGCCGACCACGATTCCATGAGAGCCGTGGAATACCAGCGAGCCTATTGCCTTTACCGAAACCAGGAATACAACATTAGCCGCTTCGCCTTGGAACCGGTTGTCGCCTCCAAGGACCATCCTTACTATTTTCAGGGGCTGAACCTGCTTTCGCTCCTCGATGAACAGTCCGAGGCGCCAGACCAGGCGATTGCGTCGTTGGAAGCGCTGCTTGCCGACACGGCGGGAACCCCGTTTATGCGGGGCAAGGCGCACTTTAGACTTGCAGGACTGTATTATAAGAAAGAGAACTGGGACAAGTCTCGCGAACATTACACCGCCAAAGAAATCAAGGAACTGAACCCGCGCGAACAGCAGACGGCGGGCGAGCAGGCTGCGGAATGCCTGGTGAACCGTAAGGAATACTTGCCGGCTGCCGATGAGTACAAGGAACTCTACAAGAATCCAGACTACGAATCGAAACATCCGGAATACTTGGTTAGAATCGGTGAAATTTCGATGCTTGCGGAACGTTATCCCGATGCCATCATTATCTTGCAGAAGGTGAACTCGGAATACCCGCGTACGGAATTTGCTTCGCGCAGCTATTTCTGCCTGGGTGATTACGAACAGCACAAGCGCATTGATTACGACAAGGCGGTTGTCTATTATGACAGTAGCTTTATTTCGCGAACCATCAGCAAGTGGGGCCAAGAAAGCCGTGATCGCCGTGATGCCCTGAAACGCCTGATCGCTATGCGTAACCAGAATGACAAGGAACGCAAGGACTCGATTCCGAATGTCGACAATTTCTTCAAGTCCGAGTTCCTGATCGCGGAACTTTTCCTGTTCAAGCTGAACGAAGTGGATAGCGCCATTACGCGTCTGAATACGGTTATCGAAGAATCGGGGGACAGTGCTAAGACGTTGCGTGCAATTTATGCCAAGGCGTTTATTTACGATGAATACATGCACGATCCCGATGCCGCCGAAGAAATCTACAAGGAAATTATTGAAAAGTATCCTGACACGGAGTACGCAAAGCAGGCTCAGGTGAACCTCGGTATGCGCGTGACACTCAAGACCCGCGAAGATTTGGCGAAGGAAAAATACATGGAGGCCGAAAGTCTGTGGACTGTCGCTGCCGAAATGCCCTTGGATCAAATGGATAACGTTGATTCGGCGTATGCCTTGGCCTTTACGCAGTTCGATAGCCTTTATCGGGAATTCCCCGAAACGCAGGCGGGAATACAGGCGCTTTACATGAAGGCGATTTATTTCCAGATGAACCCGGAGCGTGCCGATAGCGCGATGGCAGTTTATAAGTTCTTGCGAGATAAGCACGGGCAGACTCCCTGGGGAAAGCAGGCGGCAAAGATGACGAATACCCGCCTTTCGCTGTCGGATCAGGATTTGGAACGCTTGCGCAAGCGCGTAAAAAGCAGCGAAGAACATATCAATAAGATGTCTTCGCAGTATTACGAGACTCTGAATAAGGCTCCCGAAGAAAAGCAGGCGGAAGTCAAGAGCAAGGAAGATGAAATCCTCGAAAATACCTACAACAGCATGTATGATTTTGAATAG
- a CDS encoding septal ring lytic transglycosylase RlpA family protein, which translates to MILNSKHALFAVRAALIALLLVVSGCASWNEKIASRKGYVRFPGKQYAAGEKAEIGTKIEGDASYYGPGFDGKQTASGEIFDQDDYTCAHKTLPFGTKLKVVRKDNGESVEVRVNDRGPYVGDRILDLSVAAGKKIGLDKVGHAYVTATVIE; encoded by the coding sequence ATGATTTTGAATAGCAAACATGCCTTGTTCGCGGTAAGGGCCGCCTTGATAGCACTTCTGCTGGTTGTTTCGGGGTGCGCCTCCTGGAACGAAAAAATTGCATCCCGCAAAGGGTATGTCCGTTTTCCGGGAAAACAGTACGCCGCCGGGGAAAAAGCTGAAATAGGGACCAAGATCGAAGGGGACGCGAGCTATTACGGTCCCGGATTTGATGGCAAGCAAACGGCTAGCGGTGAAATTTTTGATCAGGACGACTATACCTGTGCGCACAAAACGTTGCCTTTCGGAACCAAGCTTAAGGTAGTTCGCAAGGACAATGGAGAAAGTGTCGAGGTTCGCGTGAACGACCGCGGCCCCTATGTAGGTGACAGAATCCTTGATTTGAGTGTTGCTGCGGGTAAAAAGATTGGCCTCGATAAGGTCGGTCACGCCTATGTGACGGCGACTGTTATTGAGTGA
- a CDS encoding efflux RND transporter periplasmic adaptor subunit, translating to MKKLLKIFIILVILGAIAYGVKMFFFSASAENAAGPLVSTKVVQTTISTTISATGTLEPVDQVEVGTQVSGDIAKIYADFNSKVKKGQVIAELDKSKLKATLTQAEIAFRSAETDYKYKESTYNRVRKLSESHSASAVELETAEYNMNSAKLSVERSQNEVNQARLNLSYATIKSPIDGVVLKRAVEVGQTVAASMSTPTLFVIAKDLSQMKVMAAVDEADIGQVKQGQRVTFTVDAFQNDTFNGTVQEVRLNPTTTSNVVTYTVVITAENPEQKLLPGMTATCTIVTQEITDAIAIPVKALKFTPADGTPMAEPPKGMRPPHGEFGDSTFAKGDFPKGDFKKGEFPAPPAGMGPPPGMGGGAPGKFGPPKSFKKRSDGKKPSGNLVWVSIDGKAAPRPVKTGISDGVNIQILKGLSVGDSVVVSQESLGSTKEKSAASSPFMPGPPGKKKK from the coding sequence ATGAAAAAGCTTCTGAAAATCTTTATCATCCTGGTGATTCTTGGCGCTATCGCTTATGGCGTCAAGATGTTCTTTTTTTCGGCAAGCGCTGAAAATGCCGCAGGCCCGCTCGTAAGCACCAAGGTGGTGCAGACCACGATTTCGACGACCATTTCTGCAACCGGCACGCTGGAACCCGTCGACCAGGTGGAAGTCGGTACGCAGGTGTCGGGCGACATCGCCAAGATTTACGCCGATTTCAATTCTAAGGTCAAGAAGGGCCAGGTCATCGCCGAACTCGACAAGTCCAAGCTCAAGGCCACGCTCACGCAGGCCGAAATTGCCTTCCGCAGTGCCGAAACGGACTACAAGTACAAGGAATCGACTTACAACCGCGTGAGGAAACTTTCCGAAAGCCATTCCGCAAGCGCCGTGGAACTCGAAACCGCCGAATACAACATGAATTCGGCAAAGCTTTCCGTAGAACGCAGCCAGAACGAAGTCAACCAGGCTCGCCTCAACTTGAGCTACGCGACCATCAAGAGCCCTATCGACGGTGTGGTCCTGAAGCGTGCCGTAGAAGTCGGTCAGACGGTGGCCGCCTCCATGAGTACGCCTACTTTGTTTGTAATCGCCAAGGACTTGAGTCAGATGAAGGTGATGGCCGCCGTGGACGAAGCCGATATCGGCCAGGTCAAGCAAGGACAGCGCGTCACGTTTACCGTGGACGCCTTCCAGAACGATACCTTTAACGGTACCGTACAGGAAGTCCGCCTGAACCCGACGACCACGAGCAACGTGGTGACCTACACCGTCGTGATTACTGCCGAGAACCCGGAACAGAAACTGCTTCCCGGCATGACAGCGACCTGCACCATCGTAACTCAGGAAATCACCGACGCCATCGCGATCCCGGTGAAGGCACTCAAGTTTACTCCGGCTGACGGCACCCCGATGGCGGAACCTCCCAAGGGCATGCGCCCGCCGCACGGTGAATTCGGCGACAGTACCTTTGCCAAGGGAGATTTCCCGAAAGGTGACTTCAAGAAGGGTGAATTTCCGGCACCTCCCGCGGGAATGGGACCGCCCCCTGGCATGGGCGGCGGCGCTCCTGGAAAGTTCGGTCCGCCCAAGTCCTTCAAGAAACGCTCCGATGGCAAGAAGCCGAGTGGCAACCTTGTGTGGGTAAGCATCGATGGTAAGGCCGCCCCGCGCCCCGTCAAGACCGGTATCAGCGACGGCGTGAACATCCAGATTCTCAAGGGCCTCTCCGTGGGTGACTCCGTGGTCGTAAGCCAAGAATCCCTCGGTTCTACCAAGGAAAAATCTGCCGCCTCTAGCCCCTTCATGCCAGGGCCCCCCGGCAAAAAGAAGAAGTAA